The Neorhodopirellula lusitana genome has a segment encoding these proteins:
- a CDS encoding type III pantothenate kinase has protein sequence MIVGIDVGNTAIKWACDANPNEVVSVRLCDDEGITQVIDQVAALLKPEFDAVELGAVELGAAELGAAELGAAEIRIASVNRAAAKVLESGLRPVVGEKVQVRIISRHDIPLEVAVDQPDRVGIDRLVGAFGAARGNFHTAGSHDSDKDCDVALPLVVVDAGTTVTVDLVDADGVYLGGAIIPGLAMQTSALASGTDALPKLDWGTQCGDTANLDSPGKNTSAAIRLGILSSVVGGIERLIRLYGGPAHLVVTGGDAGCIASALSVPCQVEPHLVCRTLTQLPWAGSC, from the coding sequence GTGATCGTTGGGATTGACGTTGGAAATACGGCAATCAAATGGGCATGCGACGCGAATCCGAATGAAGTGGTTTCGGTCCGCTTGTGCGACGATGAAGGCATCACGCAGGTAATCGATCAGGTAGCCGCTCTGTTGAAGCCGGAGTTTGACGCTGTGGAGCTTGGCGCTGTGGAGCTTGGCGCTGCGGAGCTTGGCGCTGCGGAGCTTGGCGCTGCGGAGATTCGAATCGCGAGTGTTAATCGTGCCGCGGCCAAGGTGCTCGAATCGGGATTGCGGCCGGTGGTAGGCGAAAAGGTCCAGGTACGGATTATCAGCCGTCATGATATCCCGCTGGAAGTCGCCGTTGATCAGCCGGACCGAGTTGGCATTGATCGATTGGTGGGCGCCTTCGGTGCAGCACGTGGCAACTTCCACACGGCCGGATCCCATGATTCCGATAAGGATTGTGATGTTGCCTTGCCATTGGTAGTGGTGGATGCCGGCACGACGGTGACGGTTGACTTGGTAGACGCGGATGGCGTCTATCTGGGCGGCGCGATCATCCCCGGCTTGGCGATGCAAACATCGGCGCTGGCAAGCGGAACGGACGCATTACCGAAACTCGACTGGGGAACTCAGTGTGGCGATACGGCCAACCTGGATTCACCTGGGAAGAACACGTCCGCCGCCATCCGGCTTGGCATCCTGTCATCGGTGGTTGGTGGAATCGAGCGACTGATTCGCTTATACGGCGGTCCAGCCCACTTGGTTGTGACCGGTGGCGATGCGGGGTGCATCGCCTCGGCGTTAAGTGTCCCCTGCCAAGTCGAACCCCATTTGGTGTGCCGAACGCTGACGCAGTTGCCGTGGGCTGGTTCGTGTTGA
- the obgE gene encoding GTPase ObgE, with product MFIDRVEVELTAGKGGDGCMSFRREKFVPKGGPDGGDGGIGGSIILEAKVGVNSLSTFAGKRFFKAEKGQPGQGRLKHGRGGHDLRLYVPCGTSVIDAADGYVIRDLTKVGDEFVIARGGRGGHGNARFKSATNQVPREKTPGTQGEYRHVFLELKSIADVGLIGKPNAGKSTLLSRISSARPEIADYPFTTKYPNLGIVEIDVERSFVLADIPGLIEGASEGVGLGHEFLRHIERAGLLVHLVEPMPVDGSDPIQNYGAIRDELRHYDTKMADRDELVVMTKCELDTDGEVEASLKEFFAENPVDHERQLFKISAAAEIGLTDLTNEIMDRVTKRRIAMIEAGEDIMPIREVDQEALEPKPSRVPPHKQGMTASLSNEQRPMDVEAYDIWAEDKKHRGHTNPHIERSKRRTGKKP from the coding sequence ATGTTCATCGATCGCGTCGAAGTCGAACTCACCGCTGGAAAAGGCGGGGACGGTTGCATGAGTTTTCGCCGAGAAAAGTTCGTTCCCAAGGGCGGCCCGGATGGTGGCGACGGCGGCATCGGTGGCAGCATCATCTTGGAAGCCAAGGTGGGCGTGAACTCGCTTTCCACCTTCGCCGGCAAACGATTCTTCAAGGCTGAAAAAGGCCAACCCGGCCAAGGCCGCCTGAAGCACGGACGCGGCGGGCATGACCTGCGTTTGTACGTGCCTTGCGGGACCAGCGTGATTGACGCGGCTGACGGATACGTGATCCGAGACCTGACCAAGGTCGGTGACGAGTTCGTCATCGCTCGCGGTGGTCGAGGCGGTCACGGGAACGCTCGTTTCAAGTCCGCCACCAACCAAGTCCCTCGCGAAAAGACTCCGGGAACCCAGGGCGAATATCGCCACGTCTTCCTTGAATTGAAATCGATCGCCGACGTTGGCCTGATCGGCAAACCCAATGCGGGCAAGAGCACGCTGCTTTCTCGGATCAGCAGTGCTCGGCCTGAGATCGCCGACTATCCGTTTACAACAAAGTATCCCAACCTGGGGATCGTTGAAATCGATGTCGAACGCTCCTTCGTGCTCGCCGATATTCCTGGATTGATCGAAGGTGCCAGCGAAGGCGTCGGGCTCGGCCACGAGTTCCTGCGGCACATCGAACGAGCGGGACTGTTGGTCCACCTCGTCGAACCGATGCCCGTGGACGGTAGTGATCCGATCCAAAATTACGGTGCCATTCGTGACGAACTTCGACACTACGACACCAAGATGGCGGATCGTGATGAGTTGGTTGTGATGACCAAGTGCGAACTGGACACCGACGGTGAAGTGGAAGCCAGCCTGAAAGAGTTCTTTGCTGAAAACCCGGTGGATCACGAACGCCAGTTGTTCAAAATTAGCGCCGCGGCAGAGATCGGATTGACGGATCTGACGAACGAGATCATGGATCGAGTGACCAAGCGTCGGATTGCGATGATCGAAGCAGGCGAAGACATCATGCCAATCCGTGAAGTGGATCAAGAGGCATTGGAGCCCAAGCCAAGTCGCGTGCCACCGCACAAGCAAGGGATGACCGCCAGCTTGTCAAACGAACAGCGACCCATGGATGTCGAAGCGTACGACATTTGGGCCGAGGATAAGAAGCACCGCGGCCACACCAACCCCCACATCGAACGGTCCAAGCGACGTACAGGCAAGAAGCCGTGA
- a CDS encoding class I SAM-dependent methyltransferase, translating to MSPAKETLDDDETFAPRTARGEPAQNAWRRPVGVSVGTWRYAHEGTIASRYDDFVAATPLCRVDLQMTAGVFPGPSSGPQAANRATSDLDGQANPTEDAASEKKWILDLGCGTGRASAVLSEAGYDVLAVDLSLPMLAEVRQRQLPRVLPMRANLVELECLADSFATGAVCLFSTLGMIQGRENRRRFLANVRRIVQPGGQFLLHVHNRYAAVTHSAGRRQLIASRMKSWLQKDMEFGDAVYPYRGLPDMFLHQFSRRELTADLRHGGWQVAQWSELSLDSSQRMAGTGIAGGFLVVAE from the coding sequence ATGTCTCCAGCAAAAGAAACCCTCGACGACGACGAAACTTTCGCCCCCCGAACCGCTCGCGGCGAACCGGCTCAAAATGCTTGGCGGCGCCCCGTGGGCGTGTCTGTCGGAACATGGCGTTACGCCCACGAAGGGACGATCGCTTCCCGCTATGACGACTTTGTGGCCGCCACCCCGCTTTGCCGAGTCGATCTGCAGATGACTGCGGGGGTGTTTCCGGGGCCCTCGAGCGGTCCCCAAGCAGCCAATCGGGCGACCAGCGACTTGGATGGTCAGGCAAACCCTACCGAAGATGCCGCTTCTGAAAAAAAATGGATTCTCGACCTCGGATGCGGCACCGGACGGGCGTCCGCTGTCCTGTCCGAGGCAGGATACGACGTGTTGGCCGTTGACCTGTCCTTACCGATGCTTGCCGAAGTCCGACAGAGACAGCTGCCACGAGTCTTGCCGATGCGAGCCAACCTGGTGGAATTGGAGTGCCTGGCCGACTCGTTCGCCACCGGAGCGGTTTGTTTGTTCAGCACCCTCGGCATGATTCAAGGCCGCGAAAATCGACGCCGGTTCCTGGCCAACGTCCGCCGAATTGTCCAACCGGGTGGGCAATTCCTGCTGCACGTCCACAATCGCTACGCCGCAGTCACGCACTCGGCCGGTCGGCGGCAATTGATCGCCAGTCGCATGAAGTCGTGGCTGCAAAAAGACATGGAATTCGGCGACGCGGTTTATCCCTACCGCGGACTGCCCGACATGTTCCTGCATCAATTTTCCCGCCGCGAACTGACCGCCGACCTGCGGCACGGTGGTTGGCAAGTGGCACAGTGGTCAGAATTGTCACTGGACAGTTCGCAGCGGATGGCGGGAACTGGCATCGCCGGCGGCTTCCTTGTCGTTGCCGAATGA
- the gap gene encoding type I glyceraldehyde-3-phosphate dehydrogenase, translated as MSIKVGINGFGRIGRMVFRASINRDDIEVVAINDLLDVDYLAYMLKYDSVHGPFQGEVCTKDGKLTVNGKAIRTTAETNPAKLAWGDAGVDVVVESTGIFLTSEKAQGHVDAGAKKVVMSAPSKDDTRMFVMGVNDDSYNGEIFVSNASCTTNCLAPIVKVLNDKFGIKRGLMTTVHAATATQKTVDGPSAKDWRGGRGILENIIPSSTGAAKAVGKVIPEMNGKLTGMAFRVPTSDVSVVDLTVELEKETTYEDICAAMKAESEGAMKGVLGYTEDMVVSTDFRDESRTSIFDANAGIQLDGTFVKVVSWYDNEWGYSCKVLDLVAKISS; from the coding sequence GTGTCTATCAAAGTAGGTATCAACGGATTCGGACGTATCGGACGGATGGTCTTTCGCGCTTCGATCAATCGCGACGACATCGAAGTCGTAGCAATCAATGACTTGCTGGACGTCGATTACCTAGCATACATGCTTAAGTACGATTCCGTGCACGGCCCTTTCCAAGGTGAAGTTTGCACCAAAGACGGCAAATTGACCGTCAACGGCAAAGCAATTCGCACCACTGCCGAAACCAATCCTGCCAAGCTTGCTTGGGGCGATGCTGGCGTCGACGTCGTTGTCGAATCGACTGGTATCTTCTTGACCTCCGAAAAAGCTCAGGGTCACGTCGACGCTGGTGCCAAGAAGGTTGTCATGTCGGCTCCTTCGAAGGACGACACTCGCATGTTCGTCATGGGCGTCAACGACGACAGCTACAACGGCGAAATCTTCGTTTCGAACGCTTCGTGCACGACCAACTGCTTGGCTCCAATCGTTAAAGTTCTTAACGACAAGTTCGGCATCAAGCGTGGTCTGATGACCACCGTTCACGCTGCCACCGCAACCCAAAAGACCGTCGACGGTCCTTCGGCGAAGGATTGGCGTGGCGGACGTGGTATCCTCGAAAACATCATTCCATCGAGCACCGGTGCCGCTAAGGCTGTTGGCAAGGTGATTCCGGAAATGAACGGCAAGTTGACCGGGATGGCTTTCCGCGTTCCAACTTCCGACGTTTCGGTTGTCGACTTGACTGTCGAACTCGAAAAGGAAACCACCTACGAAGACATCTGTGCCGCCATGAAGGCTGAATCCGAAGGTGCCATGAAGGGCGTCTTGGGTTACACCGAAGACATGGTCGTTTCGACTGACTTCCGCGACGAATCCCGCACTTCGATCTTCGATGCCAACGCCGGCATCCAACTCGACGGAACCTTCGTCAAGGTTGTTTCATGGTACGACAACGAATGGGGCTACTCCTGCAAGGTTCTCGACCTGGTTGCTAAGATCTCTAGCTAG